One window from the genome of Equus quagga isolate Etosha38 chromosome 6, UCLA_HA_Equagga_1.0, whole genome shotgun sequence encodes:
- the CKAP2 gene encoding cytoskeleton-associated protein 2: MSTPAVPCDLQLPPSQRAQSAFREQRRQKLKEQLLKRKSFFASKQENRILSSRDQKVMTSEGQVREETKALKLKTKMANKENVSRPTGSKNNLTMGKNCIPLKPSNELTHSTLATDTHNFEDHNQTLQLLPIKDDTQNQHMTLSQAFHFKNNSKKKQMTTERPKQDANMPKKHVLGSYRGQIVQSKINSFRKPQQVKGESSATTKELATTVSKATKPQPVNTSSVPGDTGRASSVMTTTKFVSTTSRNRQLLRPPIRSHHDNTQNTVRQGISRSSANVTFRKGPHEKELLKVNSVLSSVKTSSSQDVKRSKTLSRSMTSEIVVRPASNTKMIEKSKTTDQRRHTIAKAAIDSRLAQPKETAEERKARLNEWKASKGKVLKRPPNSVVTQPEPKDQSERPVGSFWTTMAEEDEQRLFTEKVNKTFSECLNLINEGCPKEEILVTLNDLIKNIPDAKKLVKYWICLARIEPLTSPIENIIAIYEEAILAGAQPIEEMRHAIADILTMKSQENFKFGEHIEEACATKDQTQEVNVEDTDVSLESGRLEMENKHHRSVVFQDCEKEQGDKTKDATNDVKTPSTETRAGCLIKYNVSTTPYLQSVKKKIQFDETNSTFKELKFLTPVRRSCRLQEKTSKLPDMLKDHYPCVSSLEQLTELGSETDAFVCRPNAALCRMYSESEITEEK, from the exons ATGAGCACCCCAGCCGTGCCCTGCGACCTGCAGCTGCCCCCGAGTCAGAGGGCCCAGTCCGCGTTCAGAG agcaaagaagacaaaaactcaAGGAAcaactcttaaaaagaaaatctttttttgcATCCAAACAGGAAAATCGGATATTATCCAG taggGACCAGAAAGTGATGACATCTGAGGGCCAGGTCCGAGAAGAGACAAAAGCactgaaactgaaaacaaaaatg gctaataaagaaaatgtcagtAGACctacaggaagcaaaaataatttgacaatgGGAAAAAATTGTATTCCTTTAAAACCTTCTAATGAATTGACCCATTCAACTTTAGCAACTGATACACATAATTTTGAGGATCATAATCAAACTCTGCAGTTGTTACCAATTAAAGATGATACCCAAAATCAACATATGACATTAAGCCAAGCATTTCACTTCAAAAAcaatagtaaaaagaaacaaatgactaCGGAAAGACCAAAGCAAGATGCTAACATGCCCAAGAAACATGTGCTTGGATCTTATCGTGGCCAAATTGTTCAGTCTAAGATTAATTCATTTAGAAAACCTCAACAAGTCAAAGGTGAGAGTTCTGCAACAACAAAGGAACTTGCAACTACTGTCTCTAAAGCCACTAAGCCTCAGCCTGTCAACACCAGCAGTGTCCCAGGGGATACTGGCAGAGCCTCATCTGTGATGACGACTACTAAATTTGTGAGCACTACATCTCGGAACAGACAACTTCTGCGACCTCCTATTAGAAGTCACCATGATAATACCCAAAACACCGTGAGGCAAGGCATCAGCAGAAGCTCTGCCAATGTTACCTTTCGGAAAGGGCCTCAtgagaaagaattattaaaagtGAATTCAGTTTTATCCAGTGTCAAAACCAGTTCTTCTCAGGATGTAAAAAGAAGTAAGACACTGTCAAGAAGCATGACATCTGAAATTGTAGTCAGGCCTGCTTCCAATACCAAGATGATAGAAAAGTCAAAAACCACTGACCAGCGCAGACATACTATAGCAAAAGCAGCTATTGATAGTAGATTGGCTCAGCCCAAAGAAACtgcagaagagagaaa AGCTCGTCTGAATGAGTGGAAAGCTAGCAAAGGAAAAGTGCTGAAAAGACCTCCCAACTCAGTAGTTACCCAGCCTGAGCCCAAAGACCAAAGTGAAAGGCCTGTTGGGTCCTTTTGGACAACCATGGCAGAAGAAGATGAACAACGGTTATTTactgaaaaagtaaacaagacGTTTTCTGAATGCCTAAACCTGATTAATGAG GGATgcccaaaagaagaaatattggtCACCCTGAATGACTTGATTAAAAATATTCCAGATGCCAAAAAACTTGTTAAATATTGGATATGCCTGGCACGTATTGAACCACTCACGAGTCCTATTGAAAATATTATCGCAATCTATGAGGAGGCCATTCTGGCAGGAGCTCAG cccATAGAAGAAATGCGACATGCAATTGCAGATATTCTAACAATGAAGAGTcaagaaaactttaaatttg GAGAACATATTGAGGAGGCTTGCGCAACCAAGGACCAAACCCAGGAAGTCAACGTTGAAgatacagatgttagcctagAGTCAGGGAgactggaaatggaaaataaacatcatAGAAGTGTGGTATTTCAAGATTGTGAAAAAGAGCAAGGTGACAAGACAAAAGATGCAACCAATGATGTTAAAACCCCCAGTACAGAAACAAGGGCGGGTTGCTTGATTAAATACAATGTGTCTACTACACCATACTTGCAAAG tgtaaaaaAGAAGATACAGTTTGATGAAACAAATTCTACATTTAAAGAGCTGAAGTTTCTAACACCAGTTAGACGTTCTTGCCGTCTTCAAGAGAAGACTTCTAAATTGCCAGATATGTTAAAGGACCATTATCCGTGTGTCTCTTCGTTGGAACAGTTAACAGAGTTGGGAAGTGAAACTGATGCTTTTGTATGCCGCCCTAACGCAGCACTGTGCCGGATGTACTCAGAGTCCgaaataacagaagagaaataa